The following coding sequences lie in one bacterium genomic window:
- a CDS encoding NAD+ synthase encodes MPAVPSGSTPVWALAPAEIRARCCDFLRAQLAAAGCERLVVGLSGGIDSAVAAALATEAIGAARVRGIMMPYATSSAASLTDAQAVAACLGLAVEKVDITPMADAFLAGVPAEARVRRGNVMARCRMIVLYDRSAQDQALVLGTGNRTEGLLGYTTMYGDNACALNPIGQLYKTEVRLLAADFGLPQSVLDKAPSADLWAGQSDEDELGVSYAEVDRLLHHMIDEGLGERQLAALGFAPQLVARIGARVRTMAFKRRLPPVATMPGRPDPDLAAATGGEAAT; translated from the coding sequence ATGCCTGCCGTTCCGTCCGGGTCCACACCGGTGTGGGCCCTCGCTCCCGCCGAGATCCGCGCGCGCTGTTGCGATTTCCTGCGCGCACAACTGGCGGCCGCCGGCTGCGAGCGGCTCGTCGTCGGCCTGTCCGGGGGCATCGACTCGGCCGTGGCCGCCGCGCTGGCAACCGAGGCGATCGGCGCCGCGCGCGTGCGCGGCATCATGATGCCGTACGCGACCAGTTCGGCCGCCTCGCTGACGGACGCCCAGGCCGTGGCCGCCTGCCTGGGCCTGGCCGTGGAAAAGGTCGACATCACGCCGATGGCCGACGCCTTCCTGGCCGGTGTGCCGGCCGAGGCGCGCGTGCGCCGGGGAAACGTCATGGCCCGCTGCCGCATGATCGTGCTCTATGACCGCTCGGCGCAGGACCAGGCGCTGGTCCTGGGCACCGGCAACCGCACCGAAGGGCTGCTCGGCTACACCACGATGTACGGAGACAACGCCTGCGCCCTGAACCCGATCGGCCAGCTCTACAAGACCGAGGTACGCCTGCTGGCCGCCGATTTCGGTCTGCCGCAGTCGGTGCTCGACAAGGCGCCCAGCGCCGATCTCTGGGCCGGCCAGTCCGACGAGGACGAACTGGGCGTCAGCTATGCCGAAGTCGACCGCCTGCTGCATCACATGATCGACGAGGGCCTCGGCGAACGGCAGCTGGCTGCGCTCGGGTTCGCGCCGCAACTGGTCGCGCGCATCGGCGCACGCGTGCGCACGATGGCTTTCAAGCGGCGCCTGCCCCCCGTGGCGACCATGCCGGGGCGCCCCGATCCGGACCTGGCCGCAGCCACCGGCGGCGAGGCAGCGACTTGA
- a CDS encoding CDP-alcohol phosphatidyltransferase family protein, giving the protein MAEFKATARGMVSPVVATLDRAGFSPTAVSITGLAITAVSGVVIGQGHLLGGALVFLLGSAFDMLDGDLARRQGTVSRRGAFLDSCFDRLGEAFLFAGLTWYFSAGEEGAPTGWHCCSSP; this is encoded by the coding sequence ATGGCGGAATTCAAGGCGACGGCGCGGGGCATGGTCAGTCCCGTCGTCGCCACGCTCGACCGCGCTGGCTTCAGCCCCACGGCCGTTTCCATCACGGGGCTGGCGATCACGGCCGTCTCCGGCGTGGTGATCGGCCAGGGCCACCTGCTGGGCGGCGCCCTGGTTTTCCTGCTGGGTTCGGCCTTCGACATGCTCGATGGCGACCTGGCGCGGCGGCAGGGTACCGTCTCGCGACGCGGTGCCTTCCTCGATTCCTGCTTCGACCGACTGGGCGAGGCGTTCCTTTTCGCCGGCCTGACCTGGTACTTCTCGGCGGGGGAAGAGGGGGCGCCGACCGGCTGGCACTGCTGCTCATCACCCTGA
- a CDS encoding dTMP kinase translates to MLVTFEGPEGSGKSTLISSLAAHLRARGVEPLLTREPGGTAIGERIRGVLLDPASEGMAAETELLLMVASRAQLAREVIRPALADGRLVLCDRFADASVAYQGFGRGLGRDLVDQLNAVALDGLRPDLTLLCLLPPELGLARIGGRAPDRLDAERLEFHQRVYDGYRALAAEAAWRFRVLDATAGPDQLLAAALEQLRGLEHSLLCGL, encoded by the coding sequence CTGCTCGTGACCTTCGAGGGGCCCGAAGGCAGCGGCAAGTCGACCCTGATCTCTTCCCTGGCGGCCCACCTGCGTGCCCGCGGCGTCGAACCGCTGTTGACGCGCGAGCCCGGCGGCACGGCCATCGGCGAGCGCATCCGGGGCGTCCTTCTGGATCCTGCCAGCGAAGGCATGGCGGCCGAGACGGAGCTGCTGCTGATGGTCGCCAGTCGCGCCCAACTGGCGCGCGAGGTGATCCGGCCGGCGCTCGCTGACGGCCGGCTGGTGCTATGCGACCGGTTTGCGGACGCCTCGGTGGCCTACCAGGGCTTCGGGCGCGGGCTGGGGCGCGACCTGGTCGACCAGCTGAACGCCGTGGCCCTCGACGGCCTGCGGCCCGACCTCACCCTGCTCTGCCTGCTGCCGCCCGAACTGGGCCTGGCCCGCATCGGCGGTCGTGCGCCCGACCGCCTGGATGCCGAGCGCCTCGAGTTCCACCAGCGCGTCTACGACGGCTACCGTGCACTGGCGGCTGAAGCTGCCTGGCGTTTCCGTGTGCTCGACGCGACGGCCGGTCCCGACCAGTTGCTGGCCGCGGCGCTGGAACAGTTGCGCGGGCTGGAACACAGCTTGCTCTGTGGCCTATAA
- the rsmI gene encoding 16S rRNA (cytidine(1402)-2'-O)-methyltransferase, with amino-acid sequence MSEAKVITLTLPPAELPAGVCQFVATPIGNLGDIGLRALSVLAAADIVYAEDTRHTRRLLDRYSLSVPMASFHDHNAARAVPAITARLRDGGRVAVVSDAGMPCISDPGYALVAALRRENLPYIVVPGPSSVLTALVLSGFPTDRFLFHGFVPRKPGARRRMLAEALADSGTSVLLESCHRIRSTIGTLLELDPMREVAVAREITKLHEETLRGTADDLLRLLTGPRLRGELVLVIRGTGERRQKEV; translated from the coding sequence TTGAGCGAAGCCAAGGTGATCACCCTGACGCTCCCGCCGGCCGAGCTGCCGGCCGGCGTCTGCCAGTTCGTGGCCACCCCCATCGGGAATCTCGGCGACATCGGGCTGCGCGCGCTCTCCGTGCTGGCGGCGGCGGATATCGTCTATGCCGAGGATACGCGCCACACGCGCCGCCTGCTGGACCGCTACTCCCTGTCGGTGCCGATGGCCAGTTTCCACGACCACAACGCGGCCCGTGCCGTGCCGGCCATCACGGCCCGCCTGCGCGACGGCGGTCGCGTCGCCGTGGTCAGCGATGCCGGCATGCCCTGCATTTCCGATCCCGGTTATGCGCTGGTGGCGGCGCTGCGGCGCGAGAACCTGCCCTATATCGTGGTGCCGGGGCCGTCGAGCGTGCTGACGGCGCTCGTGTTGTCGGGCTTCCCGACCGACCGCTTCCTGTTCCATGGCTTCGTACCGCGCAAGCCGGGTGCCCGGCGCCGCATGCTCGCCGAGGCGCTGGCCGACAGCGGCACTTCGGTGCTGCTGGAGTCCTGCCACCGCATCCGCTCGACGATCGGGACCCTGCTTGAACTCGACCCGATGCGTGAAGTGGCGGTTGCGCGCGAGATCACGAAACTCCACGAGGAGACGCTGCGGGGCACCGCGGACGATCTGCTTCGGCTCTTGACAGGCCCCCGGCTGCGCGGCGAACTGGTCCTGGTGATCCGCGGCACCGGTGAACGCCGGCAGAAAGAGGTCTGA